Proteins encoded within one genomic window of bacterium:
- a CDS encoding RnfABCDGE type electron transport complex subunit D, whose amino-acid sequence MLNVSLPPHIASRYRLKQLNIRRLAAIAPMVFSALYLFGTGFLYSLLAGLAGSVILPLIIKKWRRNFLDLAGAFFTATVIALLMPAGVDWYYPLLAGIVISGARALLSEKDRLAPVNFMALTFALFVLATPYGLDPVYHWSANSGGWAKGNFYFMTGWLPLAFSLFMLLLLTGRLYKVRILLLSMLSTGAVLSLTSQMTGVPPIGTIDLAGLQALLFLSGILAIDNHHTPLTGWGQTIYGLLAGTVFALFAMKGLLYQGLIFSALTASLFTPFLDCLFTGGYRRTKG is encoded by the coding sequence ATGCTGAATGTTTCCCTGCCTCCCCATATTGCCAGCCGCTATCGTCTGAAACAGTTGAATATCCGCAGGCTGGCGGCCATAGCCCCCATGGTCTTTTCCGCCCTATATCTTTTCGGGACAGGATTTTTGTATTCCCTGCTTGCCGGGCTGGCCGGCTCAGTGATCCTGCCGCTGATCATAAAAAAATGGCGCCGCAATTTTCTGGACCTGGCCGGGGCTTTCTTCACCGCCACCGTAATTGCCCTGCTGATGCCTGCCGGCGTTGATTGGTATTATCCGCTTTTGGCCGGGATCGTTATCTCGGGAGCCAGGGCCTTGCTTTCGGAAAAGGACCGGCTGGCGCCGGTGAATTTCATGGCCCTGACCTTCGCATTATTCGTGCTGGCCACCCCGTACGGCTTGGACCCGGTCTATCACTGGTCTGCCAACAGCGGAGGCTGGGCCAAAGGGAATTTTTACTTCATGACCGGCTGGCTGCCATTGGCCTTCAGTCTGTTTATGCTCCTGTTGCTGACAGGGAGGCTCTACAAGGTCAGAATTCTACTGCTGTCAATGCTGTCGACCGGTGCGGTGTTATCACTGACCAGCCAAATGACCGGCGTCCCCCCGATAGGAACGATCGACCTGGCCGGACTGCAGGCCTTGCTTTTCCTGTCCGGGATACTGGCCATTGACAATCATCATACGCCGCTGACCGGTTGGGGGCAGACCATCTACGGGCTTTTGGCCGGGACGGTCTTTGCGCTGTTTGCCATGAAAGGCCTGCTTTACCAGGGTCTGATATTCTCGGCGCTGACGGCCAGCCTGTTCACTCCGTTCCTGGATTGTCTGTTCACCGGGGGATACCGCCGGACAAAAGGCTAG